In the genome of Natronorubrum daqingense, the window CAACGGTGACCGCTACAGCGAGTCAGCGTTTCGGTCGCTGGTCGCCGACCTCGAGGAGTACCTCGTCTGTGAACACGTCGAGCAGGGCACGTTCTCGGGGGGGCTCTATCCGGTAACGCCGAACACCCTTCGAATTATCACGATGTACGACGAGGAGGCCGGGGAGCCCTTCATCGCCGCAGCCATCCACCGAATCGGAACCGAGACGTCCGAACCGCTGGACAACTTTACACAGGGTGGCCTCTCCGCAGAAATCGACCTCGAGACGGGCGAACTCGGTCCCGGCGTGAAACTCAGCGACGGAAACAGACTCGAGTGGCACTCCGACCACCCCGAGACCGATACGACGATTGACGGAACACATGTTCCCGGCTGGGAGGACATTCGAACGCGGTTGCTCGAGGTTGCAGATGCGTGCTCGTTCGTTCCTTACGCCGGGTGGGACGTGATCGTGACCGGTGACGACGGCGAGTTCAAAATCATCGAAGCCAACAGCTATCCGGGGATGAAATCGATTCAGGTCCACGGGCCGTTACTGACGGACGACCGCGTTCGGCGCTTCTACGAGCGACACAACGTGTGCTGAGCGCGTTCGTAGCGTGTTAGCTGTCGAACCATTTCGTCGCTGAAACGACTATTCGAGTCGTCTCAATAACCATTTCGGAACTGAAAGTTGTCAACGTTCGAGTTATTAGAACGATAGTTAACATCACCCTATCTGAAGGGAACACCCGGATGCAACGGAATTCACTCACACGACGGACAGCACTGTCTCTCACGGCAGGGTCAGTACTGGCGAGTATCGGTGCCGTGACGGCGAGCACGACCGACGGTGGCGTCTCTCGAGAGTCGTTCAACATTCGCGAGGGAACGGACGAAGAGACGACGGTGTACGTGACGACGGCAGACGCCGATGGGCCGACAGCCGTCGTCCTCGGTGGCGTTCACGGCAACGAAGTTGCGGGATTCACCGCAGCGGAAGATATTGCCGATTGGTCGATAGACGTTGGAACGCTCGTCATAATTCCCGAAGCGAGCGCTGTCGCAGTCGAACGAGGGACCAGAACGGACGACGAAGGGGACGACCTCAACCGCCAGTTCCCAGAAGGGTCCGAACCACGGACAGAACTGGCACAAGCGCTCTGGGATGTCGTCACCGACTACGACGCCGACGCGGTCATCGACCTTCACGAATCGACCGGAATCTACGCTGGTGACCCGGTTGACGGCGTCGGCCAGGCTATCTTCCACTCGAGCGACGAGGAGGCGACTGCCGCTGCGAGTAATGCGATCGAAACCGTCAACGAAGACTCAGTCGACGATCCGGACAAATCGTTTCAATCTGGCGGGTTCACCGGACCGAACTCCGATCCGCGGGGCCTGCTCGTCCACAAGGCTTCTCGAGAACTCGATGCGCAGAGCTATCTCGTCGAGACTGTCTCGACCGACGTCGACCTCGATACTCGAGTCAACTGGCAGTACCAACTCGTCGCGTATCTACTCGAGGACGAACTCTTCGTCAACACCGAGTTCCAAACTGACGACATCCCGGCTATTTTCGAAGCAGATCCATCCGAAACGCCAGGAGAAGACCCAGAAGAGGAACCCGACGACGCTGAGGACGAGGAACCCGACGACGCTGAGGACGAGGAACCCGACGACTCCGAGGATGAGGAACCAGACGAGTCTGAAGATGAACCTGACGAACCCGCGGACGACGAGGACGATGATGCAGACGACGAGGATGCGGATGACGTAGACGACGAAGACGAGGACGAAGTTGAAGACGACGATGAAGCAGACGACGATGACGAAGCTGAAGACGAAGACGAAGACGACGATGACGAAGCTGAAGACGATGAGGATGAAGAAGACGTAGACGAGGATGCGGATGACGTAGACGACGAAGACGACGAAGACGAAGACGACGATGAAGCAGACGACGAAGACGAAACTGTGGAGCCACTAACTGCAGAGATAGAGACGACCCCCTCCGACGCCGACGACCGAACGTTCGACTGCGGTGAGACGATCGAGTTCGACGCGTCGCCATCCTCGACACCGAACGAGGAAATCGTCTCCTACGAGTGGGACCTCGGTGGTGACGGCTGTATCGACGAAACCGAGGAGTGCATCGACATCACTATCGGTTCGAACGGGGATCACACGGTCGTCTTACACGTCACTGACGATGCTGGTGAAGAGGCGACCGATGAAATATCACTGACGACGAACTAATCGCTCGAGTCGTCGAACGAAGCGGATTTATTCGTGATGCTGGGCCGTCCGTAGTTCCCAGAGGTCATCGAAAGTGATGACCTCGACATCGGCCTCGTCGATGTGCTCGAGGAGTTCTTCGTAGTCGTCTTCTGACATCGTGTTGTCTTCCTCGAACTCGTGGAAGTTCAAGATCGTACACTGATTGTGTGCCTCCGCGAGGTCGACACATCGTGTTGCGATGTCGAGGTCGTGACCGATCGTTCGCGGTAACACCAGCGGATCGAAGCCGTAAACGCTAGTCGTGTTGACGTTACCCGACTGGTTGAACCCGCCACAGTAGTGGTAGTCCGAGATGTGCTCGAGACTGGTCTTGTCGAAGCTGTTGTGAGGATAGACGATGTAGTTCGCGCCCTCGAACTCGTTGTTGATGAACCACTGTTTGTCGTTCTCGAGGCGGCTCTGGATGTCCTCCTCGTCTTCGTATTCGTGGATCGGGTCGTGTGTCCCGTGGAGAACGATCTGATCGCCTTCGTCCTGGCGCTCGAGGAGTTCCTCCGTGGTCATAATGCCGTCACGTCCCTGTTCGGTCCACTGTGGCACTGGTGCCTGAATCGTCGAGAAGTCGTACTCGTCGTGGAGCGGCGAGGCCGTCTCGTAGTAGTCGGTAAAGCCGTCGTCCCAGACCAACATCACGTATCCGTTATCCGGACGCTCGTGCATGCGAAGGTCGTCGACCCAGACCTCCGCCTCGTCCATGGAGTGGAGAACCTGTATCTCGATCCGGTCGAGTGAATCCATCGCCGGGTCGTAATCGCTTTGTTCGAACACGCCGGGACTTGCTCGGAACCAGCCTACGTCGGGCTCTCTGTAGGTTACTTCCCGCAGCGAGTGGACGCGGTCACTACCGAACTGGTCGACGAGACGAAGGTTGATTGTGATATTCTGGGGCGTCGTGGTACGCATCGCGATGGAGACGTCCATATCGGACAGATCCTCACCCGAAAGATCGCGTTCGACGACGATGTTGTCGCTTCCGTCCGACTCTAAATGCAAACTGTGGTCGCCGTCGTACACTTCGTCTTCGTCCGCTTCACCGGATCCCTCGACGACGTCCCACTCGTCGATGTCACTGAAGTCGTCCAACGACGATCCCGGCTGGGCGTACTCTTCTCGGCTGTTGTACTCCGTTTCGAGTGATGGAACACCGTCCGCGAGCGCCGATGCACTCGATCCGGTCTCCGATCCTTCGCCATCGTCATCATCGGAGTCGCCTAATACGGAATCGAGGCGGTCACTGCAGCCTGCCAGGCCTGCGATTGCCGCTGTGCTCGACAGTGCGATGGCACGTCGCCGTGTCATCCGGTTATCTGTCATGGTCGAGTCGAATCTATCGACAGCTAGCCCATTATTATAGATCCGATAGTCGGATACCGGTAATCCGTTCAGAACCGTCTGTTCGGTCGTCTAACCGTTTAACAATGGAATAGTTAACGCCACCACACTCCGATAGGCGAACCAACGTCAGCGTACGTTCGTGACGATCGGTTCGACTGGGGCCTCTCACCCGCCCGTCCGGTCGACTCGCATTCGTCAACACCCGTACGCTACTTAGATAGTGGACTTCGACGATGAACAGGGAACTCTTCGGCGTATTCGGTGCTATCGACACGTTCAATCGATTTCGGTCCAACGACGCGTTCGACGAGGTGGTCACCGGCCCATCGCTCACGGTCGGCATTCGAGACCCAGACCTCGGCGAACCCGGATGGAGCGCGCTGTGTGCCACCGACGATGGATTCTGTCTTATCTGGGGCGAAATCTTCGTCCCCGACGACGACGCGAACGCGGCACGGTGGCTCCTCGAGCAGTATCCGGAACACGGGCGTGACGCGTTGTCACAGCTCAACGGCTCGTACGTCGCCGTTCTCGACTCTGCAAGCGCCGACGAGGCGTTCGTCGCAACGGATCCCGTCCGTTCGCGTGCGTGTTTCTACACCGACGAAGGTGGGACACGACGCTTCGGAACCGACGCGTCACAGATTGCGCAATCGGTCGACGACCCGACGCTCGATCGCAACGGAATCCTCGAGTTTCTCCACCTCGGCGTGACCCTCGGGGAGAAATCCGCACTCGAAGAGATACAGCGGCTGCCGATCGACAGTTGTCTACGCTCGAAATCTGTTGAGGACCTCGAGCGATTCGTCTACGATCCTCGTGAGTTCGACTACGTGGACGAACTCGCACAACGCCTCGAACGGGCACTTCGTCGGCGCAGAGTGCTTCCCGGGAAGAAGGGTATCCTTCTCTCAGCGGGGTACGATTCGCGGGTTATCCTCTCTCGAATTCCGGATATCGAGCGAAGTTATACCGTCGGTGCACCCGCAGCACAGGAAGTTCAGGGTGCAAAACGGCTCTCAGAACAGTACGACGTCACGCACACCGCATTCGAACCGGACGAGCGATACCTGCGCGCCGACGAATCGAAAATCCGCTACGGCCAGGGCATCAAAGAATCGTTGCACATCCACCACGCGGGATACACGGACGAGTTCGACGTCGATACGGTGTATCACGGATTGCTCTGTGATACGTTCTTCCGCGGGCACTTCAATGCGGAACAGTCGGTCGACGTCCTGGGAAAGCACATCCCGACCGGTCATATCGAGACCGATCCGGAGCCCGCAGAGGTCCTCCTTCGAAAGTTCGGGTACACTCGCGACGCGAGCCTCGATTTGACCGATCGGACGGACTTCAACGTCGATCCGCGCTCGTTCGTCAGAGAGACGCTCAACGAACAACTCGAGGAGAAAGAGACGCGCGCAAAGACGGTTCAAAATCGGCTCAATTGTGTTGGCATCGCCAACCAGCCTTCCGTTCCGTTTCACGATCACCTTTCGGATCACTTCCTGACGTCGTTTCTGGCGATCGATCGGGAGCTAATCGAGTGGCACCTCCAGACGCCACCTGCGTACCGAACGACAGAGACGTTCCTCGCGGCGTGTACACAACTCGACGACGACATTCTCGAGCATCGGCCACCGGATCGACCCCACGATACGATGTTGCTCAACGAAATCGAGCGGTTCGTGCGGCGGAAGACGCCGTTTTTGGCATCGTTCCAACCACCGTGGCCCGACAGACAAACGTTGTTCGAGCGCCACGATTACGATCAACGTCTCCTTGCTGACGTCGAACACGTTCACGACCTGCCAGCCAGGCACAAACTTCGACTCATCGATCTCCGGACGTGGCTTGGCTACTGGCGCAATTCGGGCGATCAGTCACTTCCGTGGCTCGAGAACTCGAACTAGACAATCTCCGTTACTTTCACGAGTTCTTACTTGTGTTCACGCACGTTCTCAGTGTAGAGAATAGCCCTTGAAACGGCACTAATGACGGCGTAGATCGTTTGCGGGGGATAAACTGAGACAATACTTATATACTGCGCAATGATAGCGCGAAGTATGCGTCTGACGCCGTCTTGGGTCCGTTCTTCGTCGGAAGATGCCGCTGGGGACGGCTCCGCCGATTCCGACGATAGCGGGGGCGTGACGATTTATCACACCCCATTAGACGAAGGAATGGAGGTCGGTTCGCGAGTAGACGAACAGGCTTCGACGTACATTCCAGACTCTGATATCGAACTCGTAGCCGAAATCGATGAACTGAACACGCCCGTCACGGTCGACGAGGTAGCCGACCAACTCGTCGGATCGGAACGTCCGCCGGTCGAAACCTGGGCGAGCATTCACGAGCAGTTACACGAGGTGCGACTCCCAGCGCTCGCTGACACCGGCACCCTCGTGTTCGATAAGAGCCAGGGGCTCGTCGAGCGACCGGCACACACGGAACCCGGGGCCCATAGCGGCGTCGCCGTTGCCGCATCCGGCTCGCGAGCCGCAGTGATGAACTCGTCGACGACACTGTTCGTGTTGTTGTCGCTCTTGTTGGTCGGAACGATGCTGTTCGTCGCGTTTACGTTCGTCGTCTAAGTTTCGATAGAACTGGTGCGGCTATCGACGCGAATTACTCGAGGAGTCGACTGACGGTCAAGACTGTAAAGAGCAGCAAGATTACAGCGCTCAGTGCAATTCCCGAGAGGAACGACGTGAACGGTAATTCGATAACGGCACCGATTAGGAGCACGTAACAGAGGACTGTCGCGCCGATGTAGTAGTCGTCCCAGTTTTCAGTCGTCTCTGGTCGTGCTGGCGAGTCGTGTTCGGGGTCGATCTGGAGGTATTGGTCTACCTGGTCGGCGAAGGGCTTTCGTTCGACGATACCGCGGTTCTTCTGGTAGTCGATGATACCTGCTTCATCGAGCTTCGAGAGGTGTGATTGATACAGCGGGATGTAGACGCGCTGGCGTTGTGTCGACGTGAGTTCGCTAACGGTCGTATCGTGTTCCCATGCTGCGACTTGCTCTGCAATGTCGCGCATGCGTACGGGGCCACTGGTGCCACGGAGGTACCTGAGAACCAACCGACGGCGTTCATTTTGCAGGAGATGGAAGATTTCGTCTTTCGAGAAGTCAGGTGTTTCAGACGACGTGGTCTCTTCGTCATCCGTCTCGTGCTCACCCTGTTCTTCTTCGTTGATATATGTCGATTTCATCGCACCAGTTACCCCGTAAACAGAAGGGAGTAATAAAGCATTGAAACTGTACATCCACAGTAGTGACGATTTCGTTGAATTCATTTCGTTCAGCGGATCCTTTTAGTCATTTTATACAGCCAGAACGAGAGTTTGAGGCGCTAATACGGCAATATACAGTTCGAGTGAAACAGTTAATTTCTCGTGTATGTGCAAAGAATTTGAAAACGATCATCTGTGATTTGTGACTGTTGTATATCGTAGGAGAGTTCGTAACCGCCGAAAGGGACTTATGGGGAATCTGTATCCGTATTTTGATATATTGGCGTAAGACGGTCGGCTGACACCCCCCTCGATACGGCCCTTACCGTGCCGATAATAAACCCTCGAGTCTGCGTTGAGTCGTATAATGAGTGACAGCCACTGGTGGTATTCTGACTTGGCAGCCGTCATTGCGATCACTGGCATTAGCACGTTCGCCGTATTCTACGGTGTCGGAACCATCGCACGAACGCTACTCTTGATGCCGCTTATCCTCTTTATTCCCGGGTATGCGCTCGTCTCCGTGATGTTTCCAGATAACCCGACCGACGAGTACCAGTCCTTCGATGATGAAAAGAGTCGGTTTGGAACACCAC includes:
- a CDS encoding polysaccharide deacetylase family protein: MTDNRMTRRRAIALSSTAAIAGLAGCSDRLDSVLGDSDDDDGEGSETGSSASALADGVPSLETEYNSREEYAQPGSSLDDFSDIDEWDVVEGSGEADEDEVYDGDHSLHLESDGSDNIVVERDLSGEDLSDMDVSIAMRTTTPQNITINLRLVDQFGSDRVHSLREVTYREPDVGWFRASPGVFEQSDYDPAMDSLDRIEIQVLHSMDEAEVWVDDLRMHERPDNGYVMLVWDDGFTDYYETASPLHDEYDFSTIQAPVPQWTEQGRDGIMTTEELLERQDEGDQIVLHGTHDPIHEYEDEEDIQSRLENDKQWFINNEFEGANYIVYPHNSFDKTSLEHISDYHYCGGFNQSGNVNTTSVYGFDPLVLPRTIGHDLDIATRCVDLAEAHNQCTILNFHEFEEDNTMSEDDYEELLEHIDEADVEVITFDDLWELRTAQHHE
- a CDS encoding PKD domain-containing protein — translated: MQRNSLTRRTALSLTAGSVLASIGAVTASTTDGGVSRESFNIREGTDEETTVYVTTADADGPTAVVLGGVHGNEVAGFTAAEDIADWSIDVGTLVIIPEASAVAVERGTRTDDEGDDLNRQFPEGSEPRTELAQALWDVVTDYDADAVIDLHESTGIYAGDPVDGVGQAIFHSSDEEATAAASNAIETVNEDSVDDPDKSFQSGGFTGPNSDPRGLLVHKASRELDAQSYLVETVSTDVDLDTRVNWQYQLVAYLLEDELFVNTEFQTDDIPAIFEADPSETPGEDPEEEPDDAEDEEPDDAEDEEPDDSEDEEPDESEDEPDEPADDEDDDADDEDADDVDDEDEDEVEDDDEADDDDEAEDEDEDDDDEAEDDEDEEDVDEDADDVDDEDDEDEDDDEADDEDETVEPLTAEIETTPSDADDRTFDCGETIEFDASPSSTPNEEIVSYEWDLGGDGCIDETEECIDITIGSNGDHTVVLHVTDDAGEEATDEISLTTN
- a CDS encoding asparagine synthetase B family protein; translation: MNRELFGVFGAIDTFNRFRSNDAFDEVVTGPSLTVGIRDPDLGEPGWSALCATDDGFCLIWGEIFVPDDDANAARWLLEQYPEHGRDALSQLNGSYVAVLDSASADEAFVATDPVRSRACFYTDEGGTRRFGTDASQIAQSVDDPTLDRNGILEFLHLGVTLGEKSALEEIQRLPIDSCLRSKSVEDLERFVYDPREFDYVDELAQRLERALRRRRVLPGKKGILLSAGYDSRVILSRIPDIERSYTVGAPAAQEVQGAKRLSEQYDVTHTAFEPDERYLRADESKIRYGQGIKESLHIHHAGYTDEFDVDTVYHGLLCDTFFRGHFNAEQSVDVLGKHIPTGHIETDPEPAEVLLRKFGYTRDASLDLTDRTDFNVDPRSFVRETLNEQLEEKETRAKTVQNRLNCVGIANQPSVPFHDHLSDHFLTSFLAIDRELIEWHLQTPPAYRTTETFLAACTQLDDDILEHRPPDRPHDTMLLNEIERFVRRKTPFLASFQPPWPDRQTLFERHDYDQRLLADVEHVHDLPARHKLRLIDLRTWLGYWRNSGDQSLPWLENSN
- a CDS encoding DUF7344 domain-containing protein, producing the protein MKSTYINEEEQGEHETDDEETTSSETPDFSKDEIFHLLQNERRRLVLRYLRGTSGPVRMRDIAEQVAAWEHDTTVSELTSTQRQRVYIPLYQSHLSKLDEAGIIDYQKNRGIVERKPFADQVDQYLQIDPEHDSPARPETTENWDDYYIGATVLCYVLLIGAVIELPFTSFLSGIALSAVILLLFTVLTVSRLLE
- a CDS encoding sugar-transfer associated ATP-grasp domain-containing protein; this translates as MNVRKLYHTARGVQDLVTTEREASVSPSIQRRLWLWRRGFLSRSDAIFGLTKKNHDSYLTDYQRFVKTKRINGTWSVALSNKLLFHQLMGPFDEHRMDVYGMIRDGSFHSIDSLDARHELTDGGAVVSSDGPSIDDQSGLTSPEPNDAAQRVVDRLESESQLVLKWVHGGGGNNVLLCKRCEDGYTVNGDRYSESAFRSLVADLEEYLVCEHVEQGTFSGGLYPVTPNTLRIITMYDEEAGEPFIAAAIHRIGTETSEPLDNFTQGGLSAEIDLETGELGPGVKLSDGNRLEWHSDHPETDTTIDGTHVPGWEDIRTRLLEVADACSFVPYAGWDVIVTGDDGEFKIIEANSYPGMKSIQVHGPLLTDDRVRRFYERHNVC